In one window of Brenneria goodwinii DNA:
- a CDS encoding ShlB/FhaC/HecB family hemolysin secretion/activation protein: protein MAVNAAEPIDPSQIDNRQINQQQINQQERQRAQERQLTPQAPDVRLQPPGSFLTRLHFPVEMTPCFPIKKVDLHGTQDFPGWLPLQRLADQAVDRCLGAKGINLLMSALQNRLIDHGYVTARVLAPAQDLKSGTLTLAIVPGYVRSVKLTADSDDYIQLYSAFPAHEGNLLDLRDIEQGLENLQRLPTVQASMEIIPGEQPGESDIVITRKQEKMWRLGLSLDDSGTKSTGRYQGGATLSLDNPFSLSDLLYVSASRDLHDKGGKGSRNYTAHYSVPFGYWMLGITGSDYDYHQTVAGLNEDYRYSGRSKNLNVQLSRVLHRSSSQKTTLTYDVLARETRNFINDTEVEVQRRQTAAWRLGLQHRHYIGQATFDAGVSYQRGTRWFGARPAPEEFGGYATALGKILQFNAGLDVPFDIGSQSFRYNVQYLRQMSNTPLTPQDQFAIGNRWTVRGFDGERTLNASRGWYVRNDLAWRTPLPNQELYLGADYGEVGGAGTETLVGNHLAGGVVGLRGYVLNTSYDLFAGVPFSKPDGFETDSATFGFNLNWSW, encoded by the coding sequence ATGGCAGTGAATGCGGCTGAGCCCATTGATCCGTCTCAGATCGATAACCGGCAGATCAACCAGCAGCAAATCAACCAGCAGGAACGGCAACGGGCGCAGGAACGTCAACTGACGCCGCAGGCGCCGGATGTCCGCCTGCAGCCTCCCGGATCTTTCCTGACCCGTTTGCATTTCCCCGTGGAAATGACCCCATGCTTCCCAATCAAAAAGGTCGATCTGCACGGTACCCAGGACTTCCCTGGCTGGCTGCCATTGCAGCGACTGGCCGATCAGGCGGTGGATCGCTGCCTGGGGGCGAAAGGGATCAATTTGCTGATGAGCGCCTTGCAAAACCGGTTGATCGATCACGGCTATGTCACCGCGCGCGTTCTGGCACCGGCGCAGGATCTGAAAAGCGGTACGCTGACGCTCGCTATCGTGCCGGGCTATGTCCGCTCGGTGAAACTGACGGCGGACAGCGATGACTATATTCAGCTCTACAGCGCTTTTCCGGCTCATGAGGGGAACCTGCTCGACCTGCGCGATATCGAGCAAGGGCTGGAAAATTTGCAGCGCCTTCCCACCGTGCAGGCAAGTATGGAGATTATCCCCGGCGAACAACCGGGCGAGAGCGATATCGTCATTACCCGCAAGCAGGAAAAAATGTGGCGTCTTGGTCTGTCGCTGGATGACTCCGGAACCAAAAGCACCGGCCGCTATCAGGGGGGCGCCACGCTCTCGCTTGATAATCCTTTTTCACTCAGCGATCTCCTCTACGTCTCCGCCAGCCGCGATTTGCATGATAAGGGTGGAAAGGGGAGCCGCAACTATACGGCGCACTACTCGGTTCCTTTTGGGTACTGGATGCTGGGGATCACCGGCAGCGATTATGACTATCACCAGACGGTGGCCGGTCTAAATGAGGATTACCGTTACAGCGGCAGAAGTAAAAATCTCAATGTGCAGTTAAGCCGCGTACTGCACCGCAGCAGCAGCCAGAAAACCACGTTGACCTATGATGTGCTGGCGCGCGAAACCCGCAACTTTATCAACGACACCGAGGTGGAGGTGCAGCGCCGCCAGACTGCCGCATGGCGGCTGGGGCTGCAACACCGCCACTATATCGGCCAGGCCACGTTTGACGCCGGCGTCAGCTACCAGCGCGGCACCCGCTGGTTCGGCGCGCGTCCTGCGCCGGAAGAGTTTGGCGGCTATGCGACGGCGCTCGGCAAAATTTTGCAGTTTAACGCCGGGCTCGACGTGCCCTTTGACATCGGTTCGCAGTCGTTCCGCTACAACGTGCAGTACCTGCGCCAGATGAGCAACACGCCGCTTACGCCCCAGGATCAGTTCGCCATCGGCAACCGTTGGACGGTGCGCGGTTTTGATGGCGAACGCACCCTTAACGCCAGCCGCGGCTGGTATGTGCGCAACGATCTGGCCTGGCGCACGCCGCTGCCGAATCAGGAACTGTATCTTGGCGCCGACTACGGCGAGGTGGGCGGCGCAGGCACGGAAACCCTGGTCGGCAATCATCTGGCGGGCGGCGTCGTCGGCCTGCGCGGCTACGTACTCAACACCAGCTATGACCTGTTCGCCGGCGTTCCCTTCTCGAAACCGGACGGCTTTGAAACCGACTCCGCGACTTTCGGGTTCAACCTCAACTGGAGCTGGTAA
- a CDS encoding hemagglutinin repeat-containing protein, with protein MNKNLYRIVFNKARGMLMVVADIARSGRAGSSPSSGIGHTHGRLIGKVSAIGFGLWLAMGVVQPVQANIVADRGAPKNQQPTILNSANGTPQVNIQTPSAGGVSRNSFSQFDVDQKGAILNNSRQNAQTQLGGMVTGNPWLAKGEAKIILNEVNSRDPSRLNGFIEVAGKKAQVVIANPAGITCSGCGFINANRATLTTGQVQMNNGDITGYNVERGEVVVDGAGMDTSGADYTDIIARSVKINAGLWANDLKVTTGRNKVDAEHDRIEKSAGDPATSPQLALDTASLGGMYAGKIRMVGTESGVGVRNAGAIGAQAGSVVITADGRIENSGAIGASDDTQLASNAGITNSGTVRAGNNAGIQSQGAINNSGSVIAGNNAQLQSATLTSSKGSVLAAGVKDNGQLAQKGDLRLSASGQLNAHGKTLAGGNLSVSSQGMDLSDSQTQGTQVELDAGKGNLNTQNAQVYAQQLTARTDKQLNNDGGTLGADAVALSAQSLSNRQGEIVQTGNGDLALNLPGEINNQQGKIAANGNVNLSAQTLNNQSGNVLAAQNGNLNAQVKGKLDNRKGTLAAAGNTTVDASELDNEEGLVSASAGKGEIRSQQAINNRNGRIEAAKSQRIESGGMGNQQGVVLAEGLDLALNDGTLNNQSGILLSYGALGINSGALNNQNGSVISHGTLAYKGLAVDNSNGVFGSEQALAADFTTFLNLDGSIKSGSGMTLNASQWLDNSAGVIGAGNALSLDAGELRNRQGTLVSGDAAEINADTLDNRAGQLAAQKALTLRGERINNDDGGLIQSGDSLAVDAGELTNRNSGEKGGLIGQGAMTLAADALTNNHGLILAGNAFSLTGGQLDNTAGQLVSADALTLSLSEGLTNQSGLIQGGSVALATQGQTFNNQSGTLNSLGTLTLSSGELNNQGGTLAAKGGLDLIAADLDNRDGGRVIGESNASLHTGNLQNGGGQIQAVGDVLLDNAKGAIDNVSGLIRSGANLTLNALNVVNQNTQGANQGLEGQTVNLNTGGLNNQSGSILADNALTISNNGELNNSAGALASSGALKVSGSGLNLINRDGVVQAGTQLDIQADNVDGSGQLLSLGDMTLQSHQSFANSGTAIANGNFTLITPGSITNSGRLLAGSKLDLRGGNLTNTAAGEINAGQNWLNVDGTLLNYGLIDGGYTRLNAGTLTNTGSGRIYGDAIGVNAATFNNQAENGAAATLAGRERVDIGVQTLNNSGHGLIYSAGDMAMGGALAENGAATGLATTINNHSATIESAGNMAIAAGQINNINDNFATELVTVSSGPVTEYQHAGSPNRWNADEEGVFVDGNSSDGLRNLNTPEDTGSNNDSFSQYDYNRTVQEARIKTSDPAQILAGGNITLAGDALFNDKSRIVAGGTLETSGMREVKNDDVSGERHTSDAGWVTHYYRIRHKGTDEQGADRTAYTPPTVIQTIALKPGQLVSNGEVQGSSLNLNALTPQGIDLTIGQAGAVTAQVNGDSRAPQLQSVSAGEPVTPPPGQQFEVNPPEGTIRIVGPDTKLPDNSLFTVNPSTDVPYLVETDPRFTNEKQWLGSDYMQNAFNQSGDNTAKRLGDGYYEQRLVREQVIELTGQRYLDGYASDEEQFKALMDQGITFGKQYALKLGVALTPEQMALLTGDIVWLVNSEVNMPDGSMQTVLVPQVYAKVKPDDIDGSGALIAGNNVVMKLDGDLFNRGTIAGRRVLQLNADNITNQTGTIQGADVGLNARTDINNIGGIIQGNDSLLASAGRDINAAATVRSAESATDQNRFARTTIDSVSGIYVQGEDGKLTLQAGRDLNLTAAQVVNSGENGQTRLIAQRDLNLDTVTTASSDDLVWDSENTLKQSRRDSVGSEVVGKGDVTLAAGNDINAQAALLSSENALQLSAGHDVNIKGAENTLDLDERHKVTGSSGWLSKTTTRTHDVVSRQTVQGSELSGDKVDIKAGNDLAVLGSSVAGSGDVSLLAGNDLTVGGMSERNNEQHEKQEKKSGLMSSGGIGFSIGTQSLKVTDTGQDVTQLGSTVGSVNGDLTLGAGNNLAVTGSELVAGNDMTLSGKNVNIEAAQNQSRQTHEVEQKTSGLTLALSGMAGSALNTAVSTAQSARDTDNDRLKALQGVKATLSGVQAAQAARLDAAQGGDAANNNTVGVSLSYGSQSSKSTQRSEQNTAQGSSLTAGNDLSISATGSGAQGQDGDLTLQGSQLKAGNNVLLAANRDLNLLSAENTQQLEGKNESSGGSVGVGIGVGSGGWGISVSASVNKGKGSESGNGTTHTETTVDAGRQVTILSGRDTTLTGAQVSGETVKAEVGRNLTMTSEQDSDRYDAKQQNASAGGSFTFGSMSGSASVNLSRDKMHSNYDSVVEQTGIFAGKGGFDVTVGEHTQLNGAVIGSTATPDKNRLDTGTLGFGDIHNQADYKVEHQSIGISTGGSIGSQFAGNMANGLLVGSDSEGHDSGTTRAAVSAGTITLRDPNRQTQDVADLSRDVEHANQTLSPIFDKEKEQNRLQQAQLIGEIGNQVADIARTEGQIQATNKAKAQHPNYTAEQLRETDTYKTEMQKYGTGSAVQRAIQAATAAVQGLAGGDMQAAIAGGVAPYVANVIAQTIPEDNMAGRVLAHATVNAALAAMQGKDGATAAAGAATGELMGMIATEAYGKKVGELSEEEKQTISALATLASGLAGGLVGDSSASALAGAQSGKTTIDNNFFSPDSMPQGLQDYGQSVSSLYTNTNLTDEEGNVLNPVTEEERQYAMHKLLTGTMPEGQDISKAIVDGYTNGVLIAGAWYLGPAASIGKVAVSSALSGGANAAYQWYDLSQPGNENKTYDYWSTTAALVTGGLAPGRNILPNVGIAMGGAVFTDGADKGAIIGAGVGAWSGGLVGKYAPDLLRPALGSSSGFWAEIGSTFTSEVVGDATSDAINQKGDKK; from the coding sequence ATGAACAAGAACCTGTATCGTATCGTTTTTAACAAAGCGCGCGGCATGCTGATGGTCGTGGCGGATATCGCCCGCTCCGGCCGCGCCGGTTCTTCACCCTCTTCCGGCATTGGGCATACGCACGGCCGCCTTATCGGCAAAGTCAGCGCGATCGGCTTCGGCCTCTGGCTGGCGATGGGGGTGGTGCAGCCCGTTCAGGCGAATATTGTGGCTGACAGAGGCGCGCCGAAAAACCAGCAGCCGACCATTCTCAATAGCGCCAACGGTACGCCGCAGGTCAATATTCAGACGCCTTCCGCCGGCGGCGTCTCGCGCAATAGCTTCAGCCAGTTCGATGTTGATCAGAAGGGCGCCATTCTCAATAACTCCCGCCAAAATGCGCAGACGCAGTTGGGGGGCATGGTGACGGGCAACCCGTGGCTTGCCAAGGGGGAGGCCAAAATCATTCTCAATGAGGTCAACTCGCGCGATCCGAGCCGTCTGAATGGCTTCATTGAAGTGGCGGGTAAAAAAGCGCAGGTGGTGATCGCCAACCCGGCCGGCATTACCTGTAGCGGCTGCGGCTTTATCAACGCGAATCGCGCTACGCTCACCACCGGCCAGGTGCAGATGAACAACGGCGACATAACCGGCTATAACGTTGAACGGGGCGAGGTGGTGGTGGATGGAGCGGGTATGGATACCTCCGGTGCGGATTACACCGATATCATCGCCCGTTCGGTAAAAATCAACGCCGGTCTGTGGGCCAATGATTTGAAAGTCACGACCGGGCGCAACAAGGTCGATGCCGAGCATGACCGTATAGAAAAAAGCGCCGGCGATCCCGCCACGTCCCCGCAACTGGCGCTGGATACCGCCTCCCTCGGCGGCATGTACGCGGGCAAAATCCGCATGGTCGGCACGGAAAGCGGCGTGGGCGTGCGTAACGCGGGCGCCATCGGCGCGCAGGCGGGCAGCGTGGTGATCACCGCTGACGGACGTATTGAAAACAGCGGCGCTATCGGCGCCAGCGACGATACGCAACTGGCGTCTAACGCGGGCATAACCAACAGCGGTACGGTTCGCGCCGGGAATAACGCCGGCATCCAGAGTCAAGGCGCGATCAACAACAGCGGCTCCGTCATTGCGGGCAACAATGCGCAGCTCCAGTCGGCCACGCTGACCAGCAGCAAAGGAAGCGTGCTGGCGGCAGGCGTGAAAGATAACGGGCAACTGGCGCAAAAAGGCGATTTGCGACTGAGCGCCAGCGGCCAGTTGAACGCGCATGGCAAAACGTTGGCGGGCGGCAATCTCAGCGTCAGCAGTCAGGGGATGGATCTCAGCGATAGCCAGACTCAGGGAACGCAAGTTGAACTGGACGCCGGGAAAGGCAATCTCAACACACAAAATGCACAGGTTTACGCGCAGCAACTGACGGCGCGTACCGACAAGCAACTGAATAATGATGGCGGTACGCTCGGCGCCGACGCCGTGGCCCTTTCAGCGCAGAGTCTGTCGAACCGGCAGGGAGAAATCGTCCAGACCGGCAACGGCGATCTGGCGTTAAACCTGCCGGGCGAGATTAATAACCAGCAGGGGAAAATTGCCGCCAACGGTAATGTTAACCTGAGTGCGCAGACGCTTAACAACCAGAGCGGCAACGTGCTGGCGGCACAGAACGGCAACCTGAACGCCCAGGTTAAAGGCAAGCTGGATAACCGGAAAGGAACGCTTGCCGCGGCCGGGAATACCACCGTAGACGCTTCCGAACTCGATAATGAAGAAGGCCTGGTATCCGCCTCGGCCGGCAAGGGCGAGATTCGCAGCCAACAGGCCATCAATAACCGTAACGGGCGTATTGAGGCGGCCAAATCACAACGTATCGAATCCGGCGGGATGGGAAACCAGCAGGGCGTGGTGCTGGCCGAGGGGCTCGATCTGGCGCTGAACGACGGTACGCTCAATAACCAGTCCGGCATCCTGCTCTCTTATGGCGCGTTGGGGATCAATAGCGGCGCGCTGAATAACCAGAACGGATCGGTCATCAGCCACGGAACGCTGGCCTACAAAGGTCTGGCGGTGGACAACAGCAACGGGGTGTTCGGCTCCGAACAGGCGCTGGCGGCCGACTTCACTACCTTCCTCAATCTGGACGGTTCTATTAAATCCGGCAGCGGGATGACCCTTAACGCTTCCCAGTGGCTGGATAACAGCGCCGGCGTTATCGGCGCGGGCAATGCGCTCTCGCTTGACGCCGGCGAACTGCGTAACCGACAAGGTACGCTGGTCAGCGGCGATGCGGCAGAGATTAACGCCGATACTCTGGACAATCGCGCTGGACAACTGGCGGCGCAAAAAGCGCTCACTCTTCGCGGCGAACGCATCAACAATGATGACGGCGGGCTTATTCAGAGCGGCGATAGCTTGGCTGTCGACGCCGGCGAGCTGACTAACCGCAACAGCGGCGAAAAAGGCGGCCTGATCGGCCAGGGCGCAATGACGCTGGCGGCCGATGCGCTCACCAATAACCACGGTCTTATCCTTGCCGGCAACGCGTTTTCGTTGACCGGCGGCCAGCTTGACAACACTGCCGGACAGTTGGTTTCCGCCGACGCGCTGACGCTCTCGTTAAGCGAAGGGCTGACAAACCAATCCGGCCTGATACAGGGCGGAAGCGTCGCGCTCGCTACCCAGGGACAGACCTTTAACAACCAGTCGGGAACGCTCAATAGCCTCGGTACGTTAACCCTGAGTAGCGGCGAGCTGAACAACCAGGGCGGCACGCTGGCGGCGAAAGGCGGGCTCGACCTTATCGCCGCGGATCTGGATAACCGCGATGGAGGGCGCGTCATCGGTGAATCAAACGCCAGTTTGCATACCGGCAACCTGCAAAACGGCGGCGGGCAGATTCAGGCGGTGGGCGATGTGCTGCTTGATAACGCCAAAGGCGCGATCGATAACGTCTCCGGGCTTATCCGCAGCGGCGCGAACCTTACCCTCAATGCGCTTAATGTGGTTAATCAGAACACCCAGGGCGCGAATCAGGGGCTGGAAGGCCAGACCGTCAATCTCAACACCGGCGGACTCAACAACCAGAGCGGCAGTATCCTTGCCGATAACGCGCTGACGATTAGCAATAACGGCGAGTTGAACAACAGTGCAGGCGCGCTGGCCTCTTCCGGTGCGTTGAAGGTGAGCGGCTCAGGACTTAATCTCATCAACCGCGACGGTGTGGTGCAAGCGGGTACGCAGCTGGATATCCAGGCGGATAACGTCGACGGAAGCGGGCAATTGCTCTCGCTTGGCGATATGACGCTGCAAAGCCATCAGTCGTTTGCCAATAGCGGCACGGCGATCGCCAACGGCAATTTCACGCTCATCACGCCGGGAAGCATCACCAACAGCGGCCGGCTGCTGGCGGGGAGTAAACTCGATCTGCGCGGCGGCAACCTGACGAATACGGCGGCCGGCGAAATCAATGCCGGACAGAATTGGCTGAATGTTGACGGCACGCTACTTAATTACGGGCTGATTGACGGCGGGTATACGCGCCTCAACGCCGGTACGCTCACCAATACCGGTAGCGGGCGTATTTATGGCGACGCCATCGGCGTGAACGCGGCGACGTTCAACAATCAGGCCGAAAACGGCGCGGCGGCTACCCTTGCCGGCCGCGAACGCGTGGATATCGGCGTTCAAACACTCAACAACAGCGGGCACGGCCTGATCTATAGCGCGGGCGATATGGCGATGGGCGGCGCGCTGGCTGAAAATGGCGCGGCGACGGGGCTGGCGACCACGATCAACAACCATAGCGCTACCATTGAGTCTGCCGGAAACATGGCGATCGCCGCCGGGCAGATCAATAACATCAACGACAACTTCGCCACCGAACTCGTCACCGTTTCCAGCGGACCGGTGACCGAATATCAGCATGCCGGCTCGCCGAATCGCTGGAACGCCGACGAGGAGGGCGTCTTTGTCGACGGCAACTCGTCAGACGGCCTGCGCAACCTGAACACGCCGGAAGATACGGGTTCGAATAACGATAGCTTCAGCCAGTACGACTACAACCGTACGGTGCAGGAGGCGCGGATTAAAACGTCCGATCCGGCGCAAATCCTTGCTGGCGGCAACATAACGTTGGCCGGCGATGCGCTCTTCAACGATAAAAGCCGGATTGTCGCGGGCGGTACGCTGGAAACCAGCGGCATGAGAGAGGTTAAAAACGACGACGTGTCCGGCGAGCGCCATACCAGCGATGCGGGCTGGGTGACGCACTACTACCGTATCCGCCATAAAGGTACGGATGAACAAGGCGCCGATCGCACCGCCTACACCCCGCCAACGGTGATTCAGACCATTGCGCTTAAGCCGGGCCAGCTTGTCAGTAATGGCGAGGTTCAGGGCAGTTCGCTCAACCTTAATGCGCTGACGCCGCAGGGTATCGATCTAACCATCGGCCAGGCGGGAGCGGTCACGGCGCAGGTGAATGGCGACTCCCGCGCGCCGCAATTACAGTCGGTGTCCGCCGGCGAGCCGGTTACCCCGCCGCCGGGTCAGCAGTTTGAGGTCAATCCTCCGGAAGGAACCATCCGCATCGTCGGCCCGGACACTAAACTGCCGGATAACAGTCTGTTCACCGTTAACCCGTCGACGGACGTGCCCTACCTGGTGGAGACCGATCCGCGCTTCACCAATGAGAAACAGTGGCTCGGCAGCGATTATATGCAGAACGCCTTCAATCAGAGCGGCGATAACACGGCCAAGCGCCTTGGCGACGGCTACTATGAGCAGCGTCTGGTCCGCGAGCAGGTGATTGAACTGACCGGCCAGCGCTATCTGGACGGCTACGCCAGCGACGAAGAACAATTCAAAGCATTAATGGATCAAGGGATTACGTTCGGCAAACAGTACGCGTTGAAACTTGGCGTGGCGCTGACGCCGGAGCAGATGGCGCTGCTGACCGGCGATATCGTCTGGCTGGTGAATAGCGAGGTGAACATGCCGGATGGCTCCATGCAGACGGTGCTGGTGCCGCAGGTCTACGCCAAAGTGAAACCTGACGATATAGACGGCTCCGGGGCGCTGATTGCCGGTAACAATGTCGTGATGAAACTCGATGGCGATCTGTTTAACCGCGGCACCATCGCCGGACGCCGCGTGTTGCAGTTGAATGCCGATAATATTACCAACCAGACCGGCACTATTCAGGGGGCCGATGTCGGCCTGAACGCCCGGACGGATATCAACAATATCGGCGGCATTATTCAAGGCAACGACAGCCTGCTGGCAAGCGCCGGACGCGATATTAACGCCGCCGCCACCGTACGCAGCGCGGAAAGCGCCACGGATCAGAACCGTTTCGCCAGAACCACCATCGACAGCGTTTCCGGCATTTACGTTCAGGGCGAGGACGGCAAGTTGACCCTCCAGGCCGGGCGCGATCTGAACCTGACGGCAGCCCAGGTAGTGAACAGCGGCGAAAATGGTCAGACGCGGCTTATCGCCCAGCGCGATCTGAACCTCGATACCGTCACCACCGCCAGCAGCGACGACCTGGTCTGGGACAGCGAGAACACCCTGAAGCAAAGCCGGCGCGACAGCGTGGGCAGCGAAGTGGTCGGTAAAGGCGATGTTACGCTGGCGGCGGGTAACGACATTAACGCGCAGGCGGCGTTGCTCTCATCGGAGAATGCGCTGCAACTGAGCGCCGGGCATGACGTGAACATTAAAGGCGCGGAGAATACGCTCGATCTGGATGAACGCCATAAGGTAACGGGCAGCAGCGGCTGGCTGTCGAAGACCACCACCCGTACGCATGACGTCGTCTCCCGCCAGACGGTACAGGGCAGCGAGCTCAGCGGCGATAAGGTTGACATCAAAGCGGGCAACGACCTTGCCGTGCTGGGCAGCAGCGTGGCGGGCAGCGGCGACGTGTCTCTGCTGGCGGGCAACGATCTGACCGTCGGCGGTATGAGCGAACGTAATAACGAACAGCATGAGAAACAGGAGAAAAAATCCGGTCTGATGAGCTCCGGCGGCATTGGTTTCAGCATCGGCACGCAAAGCCTGAAAGTGACCGATACCGGCCAGGACGTGACGCAGTTGGGCAGCACGGTCGGCAGCGTAAACGGCGATCTGACGCTGGGAGCGGGCAACAACCTCGCCGTGACCGGCTCGGAGCTGGTGGCGGGCAATGATATGACGCTCAGCGGTAAGAACGTCAACATCGAAGCGGCGCAGAATCAGAGCCGCCAGACGCACGAAGTGGAGCAGAAAACGTCGGGCCTGACGCTGGCGCTCTCCGGTATGGCGGGCAGCGCGTTGAATACCGCCGTGTCGACGGCGCAGAGCGCCAGAGACACCGATAATGACCGCCTGAAAGCGCTGCAAGGAGTGAAGGCGACGCTGAGCGGCGTGCAGGCGGCACAGGCGGCGCGTTTGGACGCGGCGCAAGGCGGGGATGCGGCAAACAATAATACCGTGGGCGTCAGCCTCTCTTACGGCAGCCAGTCATCGAAATCAACGCAGCGCAGCGAGCAGAACACCGCGCAGGGCAGCAGCCTGACGGCGGGCAACGATCTCAGCATTAGCGCGACCGGTTCCGGCGCGCAAGGCCAGGACGGCGACCTGACGCTACAAGGCAGCCAGCTTAAGGCGGGGAACAACGTGCTGCTTGCCGCCAATCGCGACCTCAACCTGCTTTCGGCGGAGAACACCCAACAGCTTGAGGGCAAAAACGAAAGCAGCGGCGGCAGCGTCGGCGTGGGCATTGGCGTCGGTTCCGGCGGCTGGGGCATCAGCGTCTCCGCCAGCGTCAACAAGGGCAAAGGCAGCGAGAGCGGCAACGGCACCACCCATACCGAAACCACGGTGGATGCGGGACGCCAGGTCACGATACTCAGCGGGCGCGATACCACGCTCACCGGCGCGCAGGTCAGCGGCGAGACGGTGAAAGCGGAGGTGGGGCGCAACCTGACGATGACCTCGGAGCAGGACAGCGACCGCTACGACGCGAAACAGCAGAACGCCAGCGCCGGCGGCAGCTTCACCTTTGGCTCGATGAGCGGCTCGGCGAGCGTCAACCTGAGCAGGGACAAGATGCACAGCAACTACGATTCGGTGGTTGAGCAAACGGGCATTTTCGCCGGTAAGGGCGGCTTTGACGTGACGGTGGGCGAACATACCCAGCTCAACGGCGCGGTCATCGGTTCGACCGCCACGCCGGACAAAAACCGGCTCGATACCGGTACGCTGGGCTTTGGCGATATCCATAATCAGGCGGACTATAAGGTAGAGCATCAGAGCATCGGCATAAGCACCGGCGGCAGCATCGGCAGTCAGTTCGCGGGCAATATGGCGAATGGTCTGCTGGTGGGGTCGGATAGTGAAGGTCATGACAGCGGCACCACCCGTGCGGCGGTATCCGCAGGCACGATAACCCTTCGCGACCCGAACAGGCAGACGCAGGATGTGGCGGATCTGAGCCGTGATGTGGAGCACGCCAACCAGACGCTATCGCCGATATTCGACAAGGAGAAAGAGCAAAACCGGCTGCAACAGGCGCAACTGATAGGCGAAATCGGCAATCAGGTGGCGGATATCGCGCGCACGGAAGGGCAAATTCAGGCGACAAACAAAGCGAAAGCGCAACACCCGAATTATACCGCCGAGCAACTGCGAGAAACGGATACCTACAAAACCGAAATGCAGAAATATGGCACCGGCAGCGCGGTCCAGCGGGCGATACAGGCGGCGACGGCGGCGGTGCAGGGGCTGGCCGGGGGAGATATGCAGGCGGCAATTGCCGGTGGCGTGGCGCCTTATGTGGCCAATGTCATCGCTCAGACAATACCGGAAGATAATATGGCCGGGCGGGTACTGGCGCACGCGACAGTGAACGCGGCGCTGGCGGCGATGCAGGGCAAGGATGGCGCGACAGCGGCGGCAGGCGCGGCGACCGGCGAGCTGATGGGGATGATAGCGACCGAAGCGTATGGTAAAAAGGTCGGTGAACTGAGCGAGGAAGAGAAACAGACGATATCGGCGCTGGCGACGCTGGCCTCAGGGTTGGCAGGCGGACTGGTGGGAGACAGCTCCGCATCCGCCCTGGCCGGCGCCCAGTCAGGGAAGACGACGATCGACAATAATTTCTTTAGCCCGGATAGTATGCCGCAAGGATTGCAGGATTACGGTCAGTCGGTGTCATCGCTGTATACCAATACCAACCTGACGGACGAGGAAGGAAATGTGCTGAACCCGGTAACGGAAGAAGAGCGGCAGTATGCGATGCATAAACTGCTGACGGGGACGATGCCGGAAGGGCAGGACATTTCCAAAGCGATAGTGGACGGCTATACGAACGGCGTACTGATAGCCGGTGCGTGGTATCTGGGGCCGGCGGCGTCAATAGGCAAAGTGGCGGTAAGTTCCGCGCTGAGTGGCGGCGCGAATGCCGCGTATCAATGGTATGACCTGAGCCAGCCGGGTAATGAAAACAAGACCTATGATTATTGGAGTACCACGGCGGCGTTAGTTACTGGCGGGTTAGCTCCGGGGCGTAATATTTTGCCGAACGTCGGTATAGCGATGGGAGGCGCGGTATTTACGGATGGGGCGGATAAGGGGGCAATTATTGGTGCAGGCGTGGGAGCGTGGAGTGGGGGATTAGTGGGTAAATATGCACCTGATTTACTTAGACCTGCATTAGGCTCCTCGTCTGGTTTTTGGGCTGAGATAGGTAGTACCTTTACATCTGAAGTCGTGGGAGATGCAACTTCAGATGCCATTAACCAGAAGGGAGATAAGAAATGA
- a CDS encoding toxin-activating lysine-acyltransferase — protein sequence MRVGNYDIKAPLLLGGEANEAEALGASVWLWMHSPLHRDAPLHALPTLLLPIIKRRQYVLVAERERPIFFLSWAWLNLESEARYLTRPAIHMKEEDWDSGDRMWLCDWIAPFGHTAAMNKLMRDDIFPDHSARALYHRGQERGKRVMMFHGARVSREAAKNWCKAHPLAVDLPEVLTGRTLR from the coding sequence ATGCGCGTCGGAAATTATGACATCAAAGCGCCGCTGCTCCTGGGCGGCGAAGCGAACGAAGCGGAAGCGCTTGGCGCCTCCGTGTGGTTGTGGATGCATTCGCCGCTGCATCGCGATGCGCCGTTACACGCGTTACCGACGCTGCTGTTGCCCATCATCAAACGCCGGCAGTACGTTTTGGTCGCCGAGCGGGAGCGCCCCATTTTCTTTCTGAGCTGGGCGTGGCTCAACCTGGAATCGGAGGCGCGCTATCTCACTCGCCCCGCTATCCACATGAAGGAAGAAGACTGGGACAGCGGCGATCGGATGTGGCTGTGCGACTGGATCGCGCCTTTTGGACACACCGCCGCGATGAACAAACTGATGCGCGATGACATTTTCCCCGACCACAGCGCCCGCGCGTTGTACCACCGCGGACAGGAACGCGGTAAACGCGTAATGATGTTCCACGGCGCGCGAGTCAGCCGCGAGGCGGCAAAAAATTGGTGTAAAGCACATCCCCTGGCCGTTGATCTGCCGGAAGTTTTAACAGGAAGGACACTGAGATGA